A portion of the Pseudarthrobacter defluvii genome contains these proteins:
- a CDS encoding isoprenyl transferase produces MALGKKNNAARRRTHPVVAPYPHPSGAVAPSIPAEFIPRHVAIVMDGNGRWANQRGLPRIEGHKAGEPALLDVMAGAIELGIEYVSVYAFSTENWRRSPEEVRFLMGFNKDVLRRQRNQLDDWGVRVRWAGRRPKLWGSVIRELEEAEEFTAGNSTCNLTMCVNYGGRAEITDAVSAIAADVAAGKLKPGAITERTIQKYLDEPDLPDVDLFLRSSGEQRLSNFLLWQSAYAEFVFMDTLWPDVDRRTLWAAVEEYARRDRRYGGAVDAAAAPADVRHDSPAGLQAE; encoded by the coding sequence GTGGCCCTGGGAAAAAAGAACAATGCAGCCCGCAGGCGGACCCATCCCGTGGTGGCCCCCTACCCGCACCCTTCCGGTGCGGTGGCTCCCTCCATTCCGGCTGAGTTCATTCCGCGGCACGTGGCCATCGTGATGGACGGCAACGGACGGTGGGCCAACCAGCGGGGCCTGCCCCGGATCGAGGGGCACAAGGCGGGGGAGCCCGCGCTGCTTGACGTCATGGCCGGAGCCATCGAGCTGGGCATTGAGTACGTCAGCGTGTACGCCTTCTCCACAGAGAACTGGCGGAGGTCGCCCGAAGAAGTCCGCTTCCTAATGGGATTTAACAAGGACGTGCTGCGAAGGCAGCGGAACCAGCTCGATGACTGGGGAGTGCGCGTCCGCTGGGCCGGCCGGCGCCCGAAGCTCTGGGGTTCGGTGATCCGGGAGCTGGAAGAGGCCGAAGAGTTCACGGCAGGCAACAGCACCTGTAATTTGACCATGTGTGTTAATTACGGCGGCCGGGCTGAGATCACCGATGCCGTGTCCGCCATTGCTGCCGACGTGGCAGCGGGCAAGCTGAAGCCCGGTGCCATTACGGAACGGACCATCCAGAAATACCTCGACGAGCCTGACCTGCCGGATGTGGACCTCTTCCTGCGCAGCTCCGGCGAGCAGCGGCTGTCCAACTTCCTCCTCTGGCAGTCCGCCTACGCTGAGTTCGTCTTCATGGACACGCTGTGGCCGGATGTGGACAGGCGGACACTCTGGGCCGCCGTCGAGGAATATGCCCGCAGGGACCGCCGCTACGGGGGTGCCGTGGATGCCGCTGCTGCTCCCGCGGATGTCCGGCACGATTCCCCGGCGGGCCTCCAAGCGGAATAG
- the recO gene encoding DNA repair protein RecO: MPQQSFASRAYRDDAVVLRTHKLGEADRIITLLTKHHGQVRAVAKGVRRTSSRFGARLEPFMVADLQLVSGRTLDIVTQAVAKGAYGGSIAADYGRYTVAAAMTETAEKLTDVDGEAGTAQYNLLVGALAALSRDEHAAGLILDSYLLRALATGGWAPSFTDCARCGLPGPHTAFSAPLGGMVCAQCRPPGSPAPAPETVILLAALLTGDWTTADASQAQHRKEAARLVAAYLQWHLERVLKSLKHVERS; the protein is encoded by the coding sequence GTGCCCCAACAGTCTTTCGCCTCCCGTGCGTACCGGGATGACGCCGTGGTGCTCCGTACCCACAAGCTGGGCGAGGCGGACAGGATCATCACCCTCCTGACCAAGCACCATGGGCAGGTCCGGGCCGTCGCCAAGGGTGTGCGCCGCACCAGCAGCCGTTTCGGTGCCCGGCTTGAACCCTTCATGGTGGCGGACCTCCAACTGGTCTCGGGACGCACACTGGACATCGTGACCCAGGCCGTCGCCAAAGGTGCCTATGGTGGAAGTATCGCCGCGGACTACGGCAGGTACACGGTTGCCGCAGCGATGACCGAGACGGCGGAGAAACTCACGGATGTGGACGGCGAGGCCGGCACCGCCCAGTACAACCTGCTGGTGGGGGCCCTCGCCGCGTTGAGCCGGGACGAGCATGCCGCCGGCCTCATCCTGGACTCCTATCTGCTGCGCGCGCTGGCTACCGGCGGGTGGGCGCCCAGTTTCACCGATTGCGCGCGCTGCGGCCTGCCCGGCCCGCACACGGCGTTCTCCGCGCCCCTGGGCGGCATGGTCTGCGCACAGTGCCGCCCGCCGGGGTCACCCGCCCCTGCGCCCGAGACTGTCATCCTGCTGGCTGCGCTGCTGACCGGGGACTGGACGACGGCGGACGCTTCCCAGGCCCAGCACCGCAAGGAAGCGGCGAGGCTGGTGGCCGCATACCTGCAGTGGCATCTGGAACGAGTACTGAAATCCCTCAAACATGTGGAGCGTAGCTGA
- the leuA gene encoding 2-isopropylmalate synthase — translation MRNAQKPSGMPAHRYTPFQDQIKVELPDRTWPDKVITKAPRWCAVDLRDGNQALIDPMSPARKMKMFDLLVRMGYKEIEVGFPSASQTDFDFVRQLIEGNHIPDDVTIQVLTQAREHLIERTYESLVGAKQAIVHLYNSTSVLQRRVVFNQDQDGILDIALQGARLCKKYEETLADTHVTYEYSPESFTGTELEYAVRVCNAVADVFEASADRQVIINLPATVEMATANVYADSIEWMSRHLHPREGIILSLHPHNDRGTGVAAAELGYMAGADRIEGCLFGNGERTGNVDLVTLGLNLFVQGIDPMIDFSNIDDVRRTVEYCNQLPVPERSPYGGDLVFTAFSGSHQDAIKKGFEALERDAAAAGKAVDEFTWQVPYLPVDPKDLGRSYEAVIRVNSQSGKGGVAYLLKNEHSLDLPRRAQIEFSGVIQRRTDTVGGEVSGAQLWQIFQDEYLPSGQADGQWGRYSLGGVKTETDADGGMTLHASLAIDGAQVSRTGTGNGPIAALLNILHEDGVDVRVLDYSEHALSEGGNAMAAAYVECAVGERVLWGVGIDANTSMSSLKAVISAVNRAIRDAQA, via the coding sequence ATGCGAAACGCACAGAAGCCCTCAGGAATGCCTGCCCACCGGTACACGCCGTTCCAGGACCAGATCAAGGTTGAACTCCCGGACCGCACCTGGCCGGACAAGGTCATCACCAAGGCCCCGCGCTGGTGCGCGGTGGACCTGCGCGACGGCAACCAGGCCCTGATCGACCCCATGAGCCCGGCCCGCAAGATGAAGATGTTCGACCTGCTGGTCCGCATGGGTTACAAGGAGATCGAGGTCGGCTTCCCGTCCGCGTCCCAGACGGACTTCGATTTTGTCCGCCAGCTCATCGAGGGCAACCACATCCCGGACGACGTCACCATCCAGGTCCTGACGCAGGCGCGCGAACACCTGATCGAACGGACCTACGAGTCCCTGGTGGGCGCCAAGCAGGCCATCGTCCACCTCTACAACTCCACCTCCGTGCTGCAGCGGCGCGTGGTCTTCAACCAGGACCAGGACGGCATCCTGGACATCGCACTCCAGGGCGCCCGCCTGTGCAAAAAGTACGAGGAAACCCTGGCGGACACGCACGTGACCTACGAGTACTCGCCGGAGTCCTTCACCGGCACCGAACTGGAGTACGCGGTCCGGGTGTGCAACGCCGTCGCCGACGTCTTTGAAGCCTCAGCGGACCGCCAGGTGATCATCAACCTGCCCGCCACCGTGGAGATGGCCACGGCCAACGTCTACGCGGATTCCATCGAATGGATGAGCCGGCACCTGCACCCGCGCGAAGGCATCATCCTGTCCCTGCACCCGCACAATGACCGCGGCACCGGTGTTGCCGCGGCCGAACTGGGCTACATGGCCGGTGCCGACCGCATCGAAGGCTGCCTCTTCGGCAACGGCGAACGCACCGGCAACGTCGACTTGGTCACCCTGGGCCTGAACCTGTTCGTCCAGGGCATCGACCCCATGATCGACTTCTCCAACATCGACGACGTCCGCCGCACCGTGGAGTACTGCAACCAGCTGCCAGTCCCGGAGCGGTCGCCGTACGGTGGAGACCTGGTGTTCACCGCTTTCTCCGGCTCCCACCAGGACGCCATCAAGAAGGGCTTCGAAGCCCTGGAGCGCGACGCCGCTGCAGCAGGCAAGGCCGTGGACGAGTTCACCTGGCAGGTGCCGTACCTGCCGGTGGACCCGAAGGACCTGGGCCGCAGCTACGAAGCCGTGATCCGCGTGAACTCTCAGTCCGGCAAGGGCGGCGTGGCCTACCTGCTGAAGAACGAGCACAGCCTGGACCTGCCGCGCCGCGCACAGATTGAGTTCTCCGGCGTCATCCAGCGCCGCACCGACACCGTGGGCGGGGAGGTCAGCGGCGCGCAGCTCTGGCAGATCTTCCAGGACGAATACCTGCCGTCCGGGCAGGCTGACGGGCAGTGGGGACGCTACTCCCTGGGCGGCGTCAAGACGGAAACGGATGCCGACGGCGGCATGACGCTGCACGCGTCCCTCGCCATTGACGGTGCGCAGGTAAGCCGCACCGGCACCGGCAACGGTCCCATTGCGGCCCTGCTGAACATCCTCCACGAGGACGGCGTCGACGTCCGGGTGCTGGACTACAGCGAGCACGCGCTGTCCGAAGGCGGCAACGCCATGGCCGCCGCCTATGTTGAGTGTGCCGTGGGGGAGCGGGTTCTGTGGGGCGTAGGGATCGATGCCAACACCAGCATGTCCTCCCTCAAGGCCGTCATCTCGGCAGTCAACCGCGCCATCCGGGACGCACAGGCCTGA
- a CDS encoding M13 family metallopeptidase — translation MPISGIDLSTIDHTVRPQDDLYQHVNGAWLKATEIPDDRPLEGTFTALRDGSEIAVRDIIEEAAAKGADATGIERKIGDLYNSFMDEAAVEGKGMEPIRARLAEVFATGSVPDLIALAGRLFRADVGGLFYIYPAPDAGNPDRVLLYTGQGGLGLPDESYYREEKFAPIVSAYTAHVEKMFELAGVADPQGAAGRVVQLETKLASHHWDNVTLRDPQKTYNLKTAEEASELFPLLGTWFDAAGIDADKRAEIVVSTPDFFTGAAGLLNEVPVETWQEWLAMRVISGAAPYLSSSFVDANFAFYGTTISGTPRNKDRWKRGVAVVEAALGEAVGQIYVARHFPETHKARMQTLVANLIEAYRRSITGVGWMGEDTKAEALRKLQAFRAKIGYPDKWIDYSAVEIDPNDLLGNVERAHNADVDRHLDEVGKPVDRTKWLMTPQTVNAYYHPMMNEIVFPAAILQPPFFTADADDAVNYGGIGAVIGHEIGHGFDDQGSQFDGGGALRNWWTDQDRQAFEALTARLVAQYDALSPTAAPGHHVNGRLTLGENIGDLAGLTIAYKAYQISLDGKEPEVLDGLTGQQRFFASWAAGWRQVIRQEEAIRRLATDPHSPNEFRTNAIAKNLDSFHEAFEVTGDDGMWMPAAERVSIW, via the coding sequence GTGCCCATTTCGGGGATCGATCTGTCCACCATTGATCACACAGTCCGGCCGCAGGATGACCTGTACCAGCACGTCAACGGCGCGTGGCTGAAAGCAACCGAGATTCCCGACGACCGGCCCCTGGAGGGAACCTTCACCGCGCTCCGCGACGGGTCGGAGATCGCTGTCCGGGACATCATCGAGGAGGCTGCGGCCAAGGGAGCGGACGCCACCGGGATCGAGCGGAAGATCGGCGACCTTTACAACAGCTTCATGGATGAGGCCGCTGTTGAGGGCAAGGGCATGGAGCCCATCCGCGCGCGGCTGGCCGAGGTGTTTGCCACCGGCTCGGTACCGGATCTCATCGCACTGGCGGGCCGGTTGTTCCGCGCGGACGTGGGCGGATTGTTCTACATCTACCCTGCCCCCGACGCGGGCAACCCGGACAGGGTCCTGCTGTACACCGGTCAGGGCGGCCTGGGCCTGCCCGACGAGTCGTACTACCGGGAGGAGAAGTTCGCTCCCATCGTTTCCGCCTACACCGCGCATGTGGAGAAGATGTTCGAACTCGCCGGAGTGGCCGATCCCCAGGGCGCAGCCGGCCGGGTTGTGCAGCTGGAGACGAAGCTTGCATCCCACCACTGGGACAACGTCACCCTGCGTGATCCGCAGAAGACCTACAACCTGAAGACGGCGGAAGAAGCCAGCGAGCTCTTCCCGCTCCTGGGCACCTGGTTCGATGCTGCCGGAATCGATGCCGACAAGCGGGCGGAAATCGTGGTGAGCACTCCTGACTTCTTTACCGGCGCGGCTGGACTCCTGAATGAGGTCCCCGTGGAGACCTGGCAGGAGTGGCTGGCCATGCGGGTCATCAGCGGTGCCGCTCCCTATCTGTCCTCAAGCTTCGTGGACGCCAACTTTGCCTTCTACGGCACCACCATCAGCGGCACGCCCCGCAACAAGGACCGGTGGAAGCGGGGCGTCGCCGTCGTCGAAGCCGCCCTGGGTGAAGCCGTCGGTCAGATCTACGTGGCACGCCACTTCCCCGAGACCCACAAGGCGCGCATGCAGACCCTGGTGGCGAACCTCATCGAGGCCTACCGCCGCAGCATCACCGGGGTGGGCTGGATGGGCGAGGACACCAAGGCCGAGGCCCTGCGCAAGCTGCAGGCCTTCCGGGCCAAGATCGGCTACCCGGACAAGTGGATCGATTACTCCGCTGTGGAGATCGACCCCAACGACCTCCTCGGCAACGTGGAACGGGCACACAACGCCGACGTCGACCGGCACCTGGATGAGGTGGGCAAGCCCGTGGACCGGACCAAGTGGCTGATGACGCCGCAAACCGTCAACGCCTATTACCACCCGATGATGAACGAGATTGTGTTTCCGGCCGCCATCCTGCAGCCGCCGTTCTTTACCGCCGACGCCGACGACGCCGTCAACTACGGCGGCATCGGCGCCGTCATCGGGCACGAAATCGGCCACGGCTTTGACGACCAGGGCTCGCAGTTCGACGGCGGCGGAGCCCTCCGCAACTGGTGGACGGACCAGGACCGCCAGGCTTTCGAGGCCCTGACGGCGCGGCTCGTGGCCCAGTATGACGCCCTGTCCCCCACCGCCGCGCCGGGCCACCACGTCAACGGACGACTTACGCTCGGTGAAAACATCGGCGACCTGGCAGGCCTGACCATCGCCTACAAGGCGTACCAGATCAGCCTCGACGGCAAGGAACCGGAAGTCCTGGACGGGCTGACGGGGCAACAGCGCTTCTTCGCGTCCTGGGCGGCGGGATGGCGCCAGGTGATCCGGCAGGAAGAGGCCATCCGCCGGCTTGCCACCGATCCCCACTCCCCCAATGAGTTCCGGACCAACGCGATCGCGAAGAACCTGGACTCCTTCCACGAGGCGTTTGAGGTCACTGGGGACGACGGAATGTGGATGCCGGCCGCCGAGCGCGTCAGCATCTGGTAG
- a CDS encoding LCP family protein translates to MDPGRDGRDNEADLSSGTGPVSRHANGGAVGAARHLGPLRGMPLWLKALTGVVALVLVAAIAFGGFWFFRLQNNISKAPLNAGGENTEAAGNDATGRLQILILGSDTRDGKNSEYGTSDDSTGYGKSDVMMLMDISEDNKRVNVISFPRDLLVDIPDCKDKKTGKDYPARTGVMINEAMSEAGIGCAVDTVNKLTGMQVDHFMMADFNAVKELSNAVGGVDVCISDAVYDPDSRLRLPAGTSSVQGEMALAFLRTRHAFADGGDLGRIKAQQGFLSSLTRKIKDEGTLSDPAKMLKIADVVTQNLTVDDGLASVPTLLTIGTRLKNIDISKVAFVAVPTTPAPVDPNRLVIAEPAGAQLFSALRKNVDLTDPTAPASPSPSETATPSPVPTETTPPVPPYNKAIQPVTVANGSGVSGRAQEIVQALVAGGFTQTGQFLAQPVAKTAVYYGNGFADVAADVAALLGIPATLMIPAPGVSGVQVYVGSDFTSGTTYGAGAGGGTAPALPQDIVNQTAGDKVCQQANPELIVR, encoded by the coding sequence GTGGATCCAGGCCGCGATGGACGCGACAACGAGGCTGACCTGTCATCCGGGACGGGACCGGTATCCCGCCACGCAAACGGCGGTGCCGTTGGTGCTGCCCGCCATCTGGGCCCCCTGCGCGGGATGCCGTTATGGCTGAAGGCCCTCACCGGCGTGGTGGCACTGGTCCTCGTGGCCGCGATCGCTTTCGGCGGATTCTGGTTTTTCCGGCTCCAGAACAACATCTCCAAGGCGCCGCTGAACGCCGGCGGGGAGAACACCGAAGCCGCCGGGAACGATGCCACCGGCCGGCTGCAGATCCTGATTCTCGGCTCCGATACCCGCGACGGGAAGAACTCGGAGTACGGAACCAGTGACGATTCCACCGGCTACGGCAAGTCGGACGTGATGATGCTGATGGATATCTCCGAGGACAACAAGCGCGTCAACGTCATCAGCTTCCCGCGTGACCTGCTGGTGGATATTCCCGATTGCAAGGACAAGAAGACCGGCAAGGACTACCCGGCCCGCACCGGTGTGATGATCAACGAGGCCATGAGCGAGGCCGGCATAGGTTGCGCCGTGGACACCGTCAACAAGCTCACCGGCATGCAGGTGGACCACTTCATGATGGCCGACTTCAATGCCGTGAAGGAGCTGTCCAACGCCGTGGGCGGAGTCGACGTCTGCATCAGCGACGCCGTTTACGATCCCGATTCCCGGCTGCGCCTGCCCGCAGGAACATCCTCGGTACAGGGCGAAATGGCACTTGCGTTCCTCCGGACCCGCCACGCCTTTGCCGACGGCGGCGACCTGGGGCGGATCAAGGCGCAGCAGGGCTTCCTGTCGTCGCTGACCCGCAAGATCAAGGATGAAGGAACGCTGTCCGACCCGGCGAAGATGCTGAAGATCGCCGACGTCGTGACCCAGAACCTGACCGTTGATGACGGGCTTGCTTCCGTTCCCACCCTGCTGACCATCGGTACCCGGCTCAAGAACATCGACATCAGCAAGGTGGCCTTCGTGGCGGTGCCCACCACGCCGGCGCCGGTTGATCCCAACCGGCTGGTCATCGCGGAGCCTGCGGGTGCACAGCTGTTCTCGGCGCTGCGGAAGAACGTGGACCTCACCGATCCCACCGCGCCCGCCTCGCCGTCGCCCAGCGAAACGGCAACGCCGTCTCCGGTGCCGACTGAGACCACTCCGCCGGTGCCGCCCTACAACAAGGCCATCCAGCCCGTCACTGTCGCCAACGGAAGCGGCGTCAGCGGCCGCGCACAGGAGATCGTTCAGGCATTGGTTGCCGGCGGCTTCACGCAGACCGGCCAGTTCCTCGCCCAGCCGGTGGCTAAGACAGCCGTGTATTACGGCAACGGCTTCGCCGACGTTGCGGCCGACGTCGCCGCGCTGCTGGGGATTCCGGCCACCCTCATGATTCCCGCACCGGGGGTATCGGGCGTGCAGGTCTACGTCGGCAGCGACTTCACCAGCGGCACCACCTACGGAGCAGGAGCCGGCGGCGGAACTGCACCCGCTTTGCCGCAAGACATCGTCAACCAGACTGCGGGCGACAAAGTCTGCCAGCAGGCCAACCCTGAGCTGATCGTACGGTAG
- the era gene encoding GTPase Era — MSKKNKAELPDDFGGFRAGFSVLVGRPNAGKSTLTNALVGKKVAITSAKPQTTRHTIRGIVHRDDAQLILVDTPGLHRPRTLLGKRLNDLVADTLAEVDAIGFCLPANEKIGPGDKFIAAQLAAVGRKPVIAIVTKADLVDKQALTEQLLAVAALGREVLGEDGWKDIVPVSAADGFQVETVADVLISHMPPSPPLYPDGELTDEPEAVMVAELIREAALEGVRDELPHSLAVVVEEIVPREDRPDDNPLLDVRVNLYVERPSQKAIIIGKGGSRLREVGTNARKGIEALLGTRIYLDLHVKVAKDWQRDPKQLVKLGF; from the coding sequence GTGAGCAAGAAAAATAAGGCCGAACTACCGGACGACTTCGGCGGCTTCCGCGCCGGGTTCTCGGTCCTGGTTGGCAGGCCCAACGCGGGCAAGTCCACGCTGACCAATGCCCTCGTGGGCAAGAAGGTGGCCATCACCTCTGCCAAGCCGCAGACCACGCGGCACACCATCCGGGGCATCGTGCACCGTGACGACGCCCAGCTGATCCTCGTGGATACGCCGGGGCTGCACCGTCCCCGCACCCTCCTCGGAAAGCGCTTGAACGACCTCGTTGCGGACACGCTGGCGGAGGTGGACGCCATCGGTTTCTGCCTGCCGGCAAACGAAAAAATCGGCCCCGGCGACAAATTCATCGCGGCCCAGCTTGCCGCCGTCGGGCGCAAGCCGGTGATCGCCATCGTCACCAAGGCAGACCTCGTGGACAAGCAGGCGCTGACTGAACAACTCCTCGCCGTGGCCGCCCTGGGACGCGAGGTGCTGGGGGAGGACGGCTGGAAGGACATTGTTCCGGTCTCCGCTGCCGACGGCTTCCAGGTGGAAACGGTCGCCGACGTCCTGATCAGCCACATGCCGCCGTCGCCGCCCCTGTATCCTGACGGTGAACTGACCGACGAGCCTGAAGCGGTCATGGTTGCCGAACTCATCCGCGAAGCCGCCCTGGAGGGGGTCCGGGACGAGCTTCCGCACTCCCTGGCCGTGGTGGTGGAGGAGATCGTCCCCCGGGAGGACCGGCCGGACGACAACCCCCTGCTGGACGTCCGCGTCAACCTCTACGTGGAGCGGCCATCCCAGAAGGCCATCATCATCGGCAAGGGTGGCAGCCGGCTGCGGGAAGTGGGAACCAACGCCCGCAAAGGCATCGAAGCCCTGCTGGGCACACGGATCTACCTGGATCTTCACGTCAAGGTGGCCAAAGACTGGCAGCGCGACCCGAAACAGCTGGTCAAACTGGGTTTCTGA